GGAGTTCCTGAAGTATGATGACGCGCCGAACAACGTTGCTCAGGCCGTAATTGAAGCCCGTGGTAAATAATCCAGGGTTAACACAATGATCCCGCGCTCTCTCCGTAAGGTGAGAGCGTAATAGTAAGGAATATAGCCGTGTCTAAAGAAAAATTTGAACGTACAAAACCGCACGTTAACGTCGGTACTATCGGTCACGTTGACCATGGTAAAACCACTCTGACCGCTGCCATCACCACCGTACTGGCTAAAACCTACGGCGGTGCTGCTCGTGCATTCGATCAGATCGATAACGCGCCGGAAGAAAAAGCGCGTGGTATCACCATCAACACTTCTCACGTTGAATACGATACCCCGACCCGCCACTACGCTCACGTAGACTGCCCGGGGCACGCCGACTATGTTAAAAACATGATCACCGGTGCTGCTCAGATGGACGGCGCTATCCTGGTTGTTGCTGCAACTGACGGCCCGATGCCGCAGACCCGTGAGCACATCCTGCTGGGTCGCCAGGTAGGCGTTCCGTACATCATCGTGTTCCTGAACAAGTGCGACATGGTTGATGACGAAGAGCTGCTGGAACTGGTTGAAATGGAAGTTCGTGAACTTCTGTCTCAGTACGACTTCCCGGGCGACGATACTCCGATCATCCGTGGTTCTGCTCTGAAAGCGCTGGAAGGCGACGCAGAGTGGGAAGCAAAAATCATCGAACTGGCTGAAACCCTGGATTCTTACATCCCGGAACCAGAGCGTGCTATCGACAAGCCGTTCCTGCTGCCTATCGAAGACGTATTCTCCATCTCCGGTCGTGGTACTGTAGTTACCGGTCGTGTAGAGCGCGGTATCATCAAAGTTGGTGACGAAGTAGAAATCGTTGGTATCAAAGATACCGCTAAATCTACCTGTACTGGCGTTGAAATGTTCCGCAAACTGCTGGACGAAGGCCGTGCTGGTGAGAACGTTGGTGTTCTGCTGCGTGGTATCAAACGTGAAGAAATCGAACGTGGTCAGGTTCTGGCTAAGCCGGGCACCATCAACCCGCACACCAAGTTCGAATCTGAAGTGTACATCCTGTCCAAAGACGAAGGCGGCCGTCATACTCCGTTCTTCAAAGGCTACCGTCCGCAGTTCTACTTCCGTACTACTGACGTGACCGGTACCATCGAACTGCCGGAAGGCGTTGAGATGGTAATGCCGGGCGACAACATCAAAATGGTTGTTACCCTGATCCACCCGATCGCAATGGACGACGGTCTGCGTTTCGCAATCCGTGAAGGCGGCCGTACTGTAGGTGCGGGCGTTGTTGCTAAAGTTCTGGGCTAATATTTAGCGAATGAACTTAAAAGGGCGCTTCGGCGCCCTTTTGCTTTTCTGGTCAGTCACAATTCTTAAAAAATAAACCGCCACGCTGAGCATTAATTACCGGTTGCTGCTATTGTAATCATAATTATTCTCATTTACACTCTGTGTGTAATTTAAGCAGGAGTGGCTATGTACGTATGTCTGTGTAACGGTATTAGTGATAAAAAAATTCGCCAGGCCGTTCGTCAATATCATCCCCAGTCTTTCCAGCAATTGCGCAAATTTATTCCGGTGGGTAATCAGTGCGGTAAGTGTGTTCGCGCCGTGCGTGAGCTGATGCAGGAAGAGTTAACCTCAATGCCTGAATATCAGGAGATTGCCTGACCGCACGTCTTTACTTTGACATCCCCGTTCATGCATCTACGCTTCAATAAGTGGAAGCGGAGGTATCTGTAATGAAAGGTGATGTTAAGATCATAAATTATCTCAATAAATTATTGGGAAACGAGCTTGTCGCAATCAACCAGTACTTTCTTCATGCCCGGATGTTTAAAAACTGGGGGCTGTTGCGCCTCAATGAGGTGGAATATCACGAATCCATTGATGAGATGAAACACGCGGATAAATATATCGAGCGTATTTTATTTCTCGAGGGGATCCCCAATCTTCAGGATCTGGGCAAGCTGCATATTGGTGAAGATGTTGAGGAGATGCTGCAGTCTGATCTGAAACTTGAGATGGACGGCGCTAAAGACCTGCGCGAAGCTATCGCTTATGCGGACAGTGTTCATGACTATGTCAGCCGCGATATGCTGATCGGCATTTTATCCGAAGAAGAGCACCATATTGACTGGCTGGAAACTGAACTGGACCTGATAGCCAAAATTGGCCTGCAAAATTACCTGCAGACACAAATTAAAGAGCAGAGCTGAGTCCCGGTGACGTGATGCACTCTCCAAACCCGCTGCGGCGGGTTTTGTTGTTTACGGGGCAGGGGAGGCGCGGATATTTTTGCGTTGACCAGTGGGTATTTTTCCGCCAGCGCTTGCTTCATGTGTGGATTTACGTATAATGCGCGGGCCTGTCTAATTTAGCGGGCTGGCTCGTAAGGGCTCAGGCAGTTTTTATGCCATAAACAACGCTCCCGATTTGGGGGCAACGTAAGAACGATTACACTCTCCCATCAATCGTAATGGGTGCGAGGAGTAATCATTTCGTCTATAAATAATTGGAGCTCTGGTCTCATGCAGAACCAAAGAATCCGTATCCGCCTGAAAGCGTTTGATCATCGTCTGATCGATCAATCAACTGCGGAAATCGTCGAGACTGCTAAGCGCACTGGTGCGCAAGTCCGTGGTCCGATCCCGCTGCCGACCCGCAAAGAGCGCTTTACCGTTCTGATCTCTCCGCACGTTAACAAGGACGCGCGCGATCAGTACGAAATCCGCACTCATAAGCGTCTGGTTGACATCGTTGAGCCAACCGAGAAAACCGTTGATGCTCTGATGCGTCTGGATCTGGCTGCCGGTGTAGACGTGCAGATCAGCCTGGGTTAATCAGGTCATCGAGCGATTGAGAGGTTGAAACAATGATTGGTTTAGTCGGTAAAAAAGTGGGCATGACCCGCGTCTTCACCGAAGAAGGCGTATCTATCCCAGTAACCGTTATCGAAGTTGAAGCAAACCGCGTTACTCAGATCAAAGATCTGGCTAACGACGGCTACCGTGCCGTTCAGGTTACTACCGGTGCTAAAAAAGCTAACCGTGTAACCAAGCCGGAAGCTGGTCACTTCGCTAAAGCTGGCGTTGAAGCTGGCCGTGGCCTGTGGGAATTCCGCCTTGCAGAAGGTGAAGAATACACTGTAGGTCAGAACATTAGCGTTGAACTGTTTGCTGACGTTAAGAAAGTTGACGTAACCGGTACCTCTAAAGGTAAAGGTTTCGCCGGTACCGTTAAGCGCTGGAACTTCCGTACCCAGGACGCTACTCACGGTAACTCCTTGTCTCACCGCGTTCCGGGTTCTATCGGTCAGAACCAGACTCCGGGCAAAGTGTTCAAAGGCAAGAAAATGGCAGGTCAGCTGGGTAACGAACGTGTAACTGTTCAGAGCCTGGACGTAGTACGTGTTGACGCTGAGCGCAACCTGCTGCTGGTTAAAGGTGCGGTCCCGGGTGCAACCGGTAGCGACCTGATCGTTAAACCGGCTGTGAAGGCGTAAGGGGATAGCAATGGAATTAGTACTGAAAGACGCGCAGAGCGCGCTGACTGTTTCCGAAACTACCTTCGGTCGTGATTTTAACGAAGCGCTGGTTCACCAGGTTGTTGTTGCTTATGCAGCAGGTGCCCGTCAGGGTACTCGTGCACAGAAAACCCGTGCTGAAGTTACTGGCTCCGGTAAAAAACCGTGGCGCCAGAAAGGTACTGGTCGTGCGCGTTCTGGTTCCATCAAGAGCCCGATCTGGCGCTCTGGTGGCGTGACCTTCGCTGCACGTCCGCAGGACCACAGTCAAAAAGTTAACAAAAAGATGTACCGTGGGGCGCTGAAAAGCATCCTGTCTGAACTGGTACGTCAGGATCGTCTGATCGTTGTCGAGAAGTTCTCTGTAGAAGCGCCTAAAACTAAGCTGCTGGCACAGAAACTGAAAGACATGGCTCTGGAAGATGTGCTGATCATCACCGGTGAACTGGATGAGAATCTGTTCCTGGCTGCACGCAACCTGCACAAGGTTGACGTACGTGATGCAACAGGTATCGACCCGGTTAGCCTGATCGCCTTCGACAAAGTCGTAATGACTGCTGATGCAGTTAAGCAAGTTGAGGAGATGCTGGCATGATCCGTGAAGAACGTCTGCTGAAAGTGCTGCGCGCGCCGCACGTATCTGAAAAAGCATCTACCGCGATGGAAAAAACCAACACCATCGTTCTCAAAGTTGCTAAAGACGCGACCAAAGCAGAGATCGTTGCTGCTGTACAGAAGCTGTTCGAAGTAGAAGTTAAAGACGTAAACACCCTGGTTGTTAAAGGGAAAGTTAAGCGTCATGGACAGCGTGTTGGTCGTCGTAGCGACTGGAAAAAAGCTTACGTCACCCTGAAAGAAGGCCAGAATCTGGACTTCATCGGCGGCGCAGAGTAAGTCGGAGGAGTAAAGAACAATGGCAATTGTTAAATGTAAACCGACATCTCCGGGTCGTCGCCACGTTGTTAAAGTGGTAAACCCTGAGCTGCATAAGGGCAAACCTTTTGCTCCGCTGCTGGAAAAAAACAGCAAATCCGGTGGCCGTAACAACAATGGTCGCATCACTACCCGTCATATCGGTGGTGGTCACAAGCAGGCTTATCGTATTGTTGACTTCAAACGCAACAAAGACGGTATCCCGGCAGTTGTTGAACGTCTTGAGTACGATCCGAACCGCTCTGCGAACATCGCACTGGTTCTGTACAAAGACGGTGAGCGCCGTTACATCCTGGCCCCTAAAGGCCTGAAAGCTGGCGACCAGATTCAGTCTGGCGTTGATGCTGCAATCAAAGCGGGTAACACCCTGCCGATGCGCAATATCCCGGTTGGTTCTACTGTTCATAACGTAGAAATGAAACCAGGTAAAGGCGGTCAGCTGGCGCGTTCTGCTGGTACTTACGTTCAGATCGTTGCGCGCGATGGTGCTTATGTCACCCTGCGTCTGCGTTCTGGTGAAATGCGTAAAGTCGAAGCAGACTGCCGCGCTACCGTGGGCGAAGTTGGCAATGCCGAGCATATGCTGCGCGTTCTGGGTAAAGCAGGTGCTGCACGCTGGCGTGGTGTTCGTCCTACCGTTCGCGGTACTGCGATGAACCCGGTCGACCACCCACATGGTGGTGGTGAAGGTCGTAACTTTGGTAAGCACCCGGTATCCCCGTGGGGCCTGCAGACCAAAGGTAAGAAGACCCGCAGCAACAAGCGTACTGATAAATTCATCGTACGTCGCCGTAGCAAATAATTTTAGAGGATAAGCCATGCCACGTTCTCTCAAGAAAGGTCCTTTTATTGACCTGCACTTGCTGAAGAAGGTAGAGAAAGCGGTGGAAAGCGGAGACAAGAAGCCCCTGCGCACTTGGTCCCGTCGTTCAACGATCTTTCCAAACATGATCGGTTTGACCATCGCTGTCCATAATGGTCGTCAGCACGTTCCAGTTTTTGTTTCCGACGAAATGGTTGGTCACAAGCTGGGTGAATTCGCACCGACCCGTACTTATCGCGGCCATGCGGCTGATAAAAAAGCCAAAAAGAAATAAGGTAGGAGGAAGAGATGGAAACTATCGCTAAACATCGCCATGCTCGTTCTTCTGCTCAGAAGGTTCGCCTCGTTGCTGACCTGATCCGCGGTAAGAAAGTGTCACAGGCTCTGGAAATTCTGACCTACACCAACAAGAAAGCTGCTGAGTTGGTCAAGAAAGTACTGGAATCTGCTATTGCTAACGCCGAACACAACGATGGCGCTGACATTGACGATCTGAAAGTTACGAAAATTTTCGTAGATGAAGGCCCAAGCATGAAGCGCATTATGCCGCGTGCGAAAGGTCGTGCAGATCGCATCCTGAAGCGCACCAGCCACATTACTGTGGTTGTGTCCGATCGCTGAGACTCTGGAGACTAGCAATGGGTCAGAAAGTACATCCTAATGGTATTCGCCTGGGTATTGTTAAACCATGGAACTCTACCTGGTTTGCGAACACCAAAGAATTCGCTGACAACCTGGACAGCGATTTTAAAGTACGTCAGTACCTTACTAAGGAACTGGCTAAAGCGTCTGTATCTCGTATCGTTATCGAGCGTCCGGCTAAAAGCATCCGTGTGACCATTCACACTGCTCGCCCGGGTATCGTTATCGGTAAAAAAGGTGAAGACGTTGAAAAACTGCGCAAGGTCGTAGCGGATATCGCTGGCGTTCCTGCACAGATCAATATCGCCGAAGTTCGTAAACCTGAACTGGACGCAAAACTGGTTGCTGACAGCATCACTTCTCAGCTGGAACGTCGTGTTATGTTCCGTCGTGCTATGAAGCGTGCTGTACAGAACGCCATGCGTCTGGGCGCTAAAGGTATCAAAGTTGAAGTTAGCGGCCGTCTGGGCGGTGCTGAGATCGCACGTACCGAATGGTATCGTGAAGGTCGCGTACCGTTGCACACTCTGCGTGCTGACATCGACTACAACACCTCTGAAGCGCACACCACTTACGGTGTAATCGGCGTTAAAGTGTGGATCTTCAAAGGTGAGATCCTGGGTGGTATGGCTGCTGTTGAACAACCGGAAAAACCGGCTGCTCAACCTAAAAAGCAGCAGCGTAAAGGCCGTAAATAAGGAGCGTCGCTGATGTTACAACCAAAGCGTACAAAATTCCGTAAGATGCACAAAGGCCGTAACCGTGGCCTGGCTGCTGGTACGGATGTGAGCTTCGGCACTTTCGGTCTGAAAGCTGTTGGCCGTGGTCGTCTGACTGCACGTCAGATCGAAGCAGCACGTCGTGCCATGACCCGTGCAGTTAAGCGTCAAGGTAAGATCTGGATCCGTGTATTCCCGGACAAACCGATCACTGAAAAACCGCTGGCAGTGCGTATGGGTAAAGGTAAGGGTAACGTGGAGTATTGGGTTGCCCTGATCCAGCCGGGTAAAGTCCTGTATGAAATGGACGGTGTACCGGAAGAGCTGGCCCGTGAAGCATTCAGCCTGGCAGCAGCGAAACTGCCGATCAAAACCACCTTTGTAACTAAGACGGTGATGTAATGAAAGCAAAAGAGCTGCGTGAAAAAAGCGTTGAAGAGCTGAACGCGGAACTGCTGAACCTGCTGCGCGAACAGTTCAACCTGCGCATGCAGGCCGCCAGCGGCCAGCTGCAGCAGACCCATCTGCTGAAGCAAGTGCGTCAAAATGTCGCACGCATTAAGACTTTACTGACTGAGAAGGCGGGTGCGTAATGACCGATAAAATCCGTACTCTGCAAGGTCGCGTTGTTAGCGACAAAATGGAGAAATCCATTGTTGTTGCCATCGAACGTTTCGTGAAACACCCGATCTACGGTAAATTCATCAAGCGTACGACCAAACTGCACGTACATGACGAGAACAACGAATGCGGTATCGGTGACGTGGTTGAAATCCGCGAATGCCGTCCGCTGTCCAAGACTAAGTCCTGGACGCTGGTTCGCGTTGTAGAGAAAGCTGTTCTGTAATAGAGTAAGCGTTCTCAATACGAATAAACGACTCAGCGATGAGTCGTTTATTTTTTCTACCCATATGCAGGAAGCGGTGTTATAATGCCGCGCCCCCGATATGGGGTTTTTTAACGACCCGAATTTAGGGTCTCAGTAGTAGTTGACATTAGCGGAGCACTAAAATGATCCAAGAACAGACTATGCTGAACGTCGCCGACAACTCCGGTGCACGTCGCGTAATGTGTATCAAGGTTCTGGGTGGCTCGCACCGTCGCTACGCAGGCGTCGGCGACATCATCAAAATTACCATCAAGGAAGCAATTCCGCGTGGTAAGGTGAAAAAAGGTGATGTGCTGAAGGCGGTAGTGGTGCGCACCAAGAAGGGTGTTCGTCGCCCGGACGGTTCTGTCATTCGCTTCGATGGTAATGCATGCGTTATTCTGAACAATAACAGCGAGCAGCCTATCGGTACGCGTATTTTTGGGCCGGTAACTCGTGAACTTCGCAACGAGAAGTTCATGAAAATTATCTCTCTGGCACCAGAAGTACTCTAAGGAGCGAATCATGGCAGCGAAGATCCGTCGTGATGACGAAGTTATCGTGTTAACCGGTAAAGATAAAGGTAAGCGCGGTAAAGTAAAAAATGTTCTGTCTTCCGGCAAAGTAATCGTTGAAGGCATCAACCTGGTTAAGAAACATCAGAAGCCGGTTCCGGCCCTGAACCAGGCAGGTGGCATCGTTGAAAAAGAAGCTGCAATTCAGGTTTCTAACGTTGCAATCTTCAACGCGGCAACCGGCAAGGCTGACCGTGTAGGCTTTAGATTCGAAGACGGCAAAAAAGTCCGTTTCTTCAAGTCTAACAGCGAAACTATCAAGTAATTTGGAGTAGTACGATGGCGAAACTGCATGATTACTACAAAGACGAAGTAGTTGCTAAACTGATGACTCAGTTCAACTACAATTCTGTCATGCAAGTCCCTCGGGTCGAGAAGATCACCCTGAACATGGGTGTTGGTGAAGCGATCGCTGACAAAAAACTGCTGGATAACGCAGCAGCTGATCTGACAGCAATCTCCGGTCAAAAACCGCTGATCACCAAAGCACGCAAATCTGTTGCAGGCTTCAAAATCCGTCAGGGCTATCCGATCGGCTGTAAAGTAACTCTGCGTGGCGAACGCATGTGGGAGTTCTTTGAGCGCCTGATCACTATTGCTGTTCCTCGTATCCGTGACTTCCGCGGTCTTTCCGCTAAGTCTTTCGACGGTCGTGGCAACTACAGCATGGGTGTCCGTGAGCAGATCATCTTCCCAGAAATCGACTATGACAAAGTCGATCGCGTTCGTGGTTTGGATATCACCATTACCACTACTGCGAAAACTGATGATGAAGGCCGTGCTCTGCTGGCTGCCTTTGACTTCCCGTTCCGCAAGTAAGGTAGGGTTACTTCATGGCTAAGCAATCAATGAAAGCTCGCGAAGAAAAACGCGAAGCTTTGGCTGAAAAATTCTTCGCGAAACGCGCAGAACTCAAAGCGATCATTTCTGATGCTAACGCATCCGACGAAGATCGCTGGAACGCTGTTCTCAAGCTGCAGAGTCTGCCGCGTGATTCCAGCCCGTCTCGTCAGCGTAACCGCTGCCGCCAAACTGGTCGTCCGCACGGTTTCCTGCGGAAATTCGGGTTGAGCCGTATCAAGGTCCGTGAAGCCGCTATGCGCGGTGAAATTCCGGGTCTGAAAAAGGCTAGCTGGTAATTGTCACCAATAGAATCACGGGAGTAGACACAGATGAGCATGCAAGATCCGATCGCGGATATGCTGACCCGTATCCGTAACGGTCAGGCCGCGAACAAAGTTGCGGTCACCATGCCTTCCTCCAAGCTGAAAGTGGCAATTGCCAACGTGCTGAAGGAAGAAGGTTATATTGAAGATTTTAAAGTTGAAGGCGACACCAAGCCTGAACTGGAAGTTACTCTGAAGTACTTCCAGGGCAAGTCAGTGGTAGAAAGCATTCAGCGTGTTAGCCGTCCTGGTCTGCGCATTTATAAGCGCAAAGACGAACTGCCGAAAGTTATGGCTGGACTGGGTATCGCTGTTATTTCTACCTCTAAAGGTGTTATGACTGATCGTGCAGCGCGCCAGGCTGGTCTTGGTGGCGAAATTATCTGCTACGTAGCCTAATCGGAGGAAAGAATGTCTCGTGTTGCTAAAGCACCGATCGTCATTCCTGCCGGTGTTGATGTAAAAATCAACGGTCAGGTTATCACGATCAAAGGTAAAAATGGCGAGCTGACTCGTACTATCAACGACGCTGTAGAAGTTAAAAATGCTGACAATCACCTGACCTTTGGTCCGCGTGATGGTTATGCAGACGGCTGGGCACAGGCAGGTACTGCTCGTGCGTTGCTGAACTCCGCAGTAATCGGTGTTACCGAAGGCTTCTCCAAGAAATTGCAGCTGGTTGGTGTAGGTTATCGTGCAGCGGTCAAAGGGAATGTAGTAAACCTGTCTCTGGGTTTCTCTCATCCCGTTGAACATCAGCTGCCGGCTGGCATCACTGCAGAATGCCCGACTCAAACTGAAATCGTGCTGAAAGGCGCTGATAAGCAGGTGATCGGTCAGGTTGCAGCTGATCTGCGCGCCTACCGTCGTCCTGAGCCTTACAAAGGCAAGGGTGTTCGTTACGCCGACGAAGTCGTGCGTACCAAAGAGGCTAAGAAGAAGTAAGGTAACACTATGGATAAGAAATCTGCTCGTATCCGTCGTGCGACCCGCGCACGTCGCAAGCTCCAGGAGCTTGGCGCGACTCGCCTGGTGGTACATCGTACCCCGCGTCATATTTACGCCCAGGTAATCGCACCGAACGGTTCTGAAGTTCTGGTGGCCGCTTCTACTGTAGAAAAAGCTATCGCGGAACAACTGAAGTACACCGGTAACAAAGACGCCGCCGCAGCTGTAGGTAAAGCTGTTGCAGAACGCGCTCTGGAAAAAGGCATCAAAGATGTGTCCTTTGACCGTTCCGGGTTCCAATATCATGGTCGTGTCCAGGCACTGGCAGATGCTGCCCGTGAAGCTGGCCTTCAGTTCTAAGGTAGAGGTGTAAGATGGCTCACATCGAAAAACAAGCTGGCGAACTGCAGGAAAAGCTGATCGCGGTAAACCGCGTATCTAAAACCGTTAAAGGTGGTCGTATTTTCTCCTTCACAGCTCTGACTGTAGTTGGCGATGGTAACGGTCGCGTTGGTTTTGGTTACGGTAAAGCGCGTGAAGTTCCAGCAGCGATCCAGAAAGCGATGGAAAAAGCCCGTCGCAATATGATTAACGTCGCGCTGAACCACGGCACCCTGCAGCACCCGGTTAAGGGTACTCACACGGGTTCTCGCGTGTTCATGCAGCCGGCTTCCGAAGGTACCGGTATCATCGCCGGTGGTGCAATGCGCGCCGTTCTGGAAGTCGCTGGAGTTCGTAACGTTCTGGCTAAAGCGTATGGTTCCACCAACCCGATTAACGTGGTTCGTGCAACTATCGATGGTCTGGAAAATATGAAATCTCCGGAAATGGTCGCTGCCAAGCGTGGTAAATCCGTTGAAGAAATTCTGGGGTAATTGACCATGGCAAAGACTATTAAAATCACTCAAACCCGCAGTGCAATCGGTCGTCTGCCGAAACACAAGGCAACGCTGCTTGGCCTGGGTCTGCGTCGTATTGGCCACACTGTAGAACGCGAGGATACTCCTGCGGTCCGCGGTATGGTTAACGCGATTTCCTACATGGTTAAAGTTGAGGAGTAAGAGATGCGTTTAAATACTCTGTCTCCGGCCGAAGGGTCTAAGCAGTCCACTAAGCGTCTGGGCCGTGGTATCGGTTCTGGCCTCGGTAAAACCGGTGGTCGTGGTCACAAAGGTCAGAAGTCTCGTTCTGGCGGTGGCGTACGTCGCGGTTTCGAAGGTGGCCAGATGCCACTGTACCGTCGTCTGCCGAAATTCGGTT
This Shimwellia blattae DSM 4481 = NBRC 105725 DNA region includes the following protein-coding sequences:
- the rpsE gene encoding 30S ribosomal protein S5, translating into MAHIEKQAGELQEKLIAVNRVSKTVKGGRIFSFTALTVVGDGNGRVGFGYGKAREVPAAIQKAMEKARRNMINVALNHGTLQHPVKGTHTGSRVFMQPASEGTGIIAGGAMRAVLEVAGVRNVLAKAYGSTNPINVVRATIDGLENMKSPEMVAAKRGKSVEEILG
- the rpmD gene encoding 50S ribosomal protein L30, which translates into the protein MAKTIKITQTRSAIGRLPKHKATLLGLGLRRIGHTVEREDTPAVRGMVNAISYMVKVEE